CTTCCGCGATGAGCCAGTCGCCGGACCAGATGTCACGCTGCGCGATGGCGTGCGCGAGCAGCGGTGACTGCGACTCGGGCGCGTTCTGCAACGCGATGGGGCAGTGCGAGGCGCGAGGCATGCTCGGAGACGCTTGCACCGCGACCGCGCAGTGCGAGTCCGGGCTCTCTTGCGTCGACGGCGTATGTTGCTCGAGCGCATGCACGGGCACTTGCATGGCGTGCAACGTCCCGAGCAGCCTCGGCACCTGCACCTTCGTCCCATCGGGGACGGACCCGGCGGGAGAGTGCGGCGGTCTCAGCTGTGCCACCTACTACCATGGCTGGGTCGGTGACATGTGCTACCGGCGCGCCGACGCGCCCGCCTCTGCTGTGTCCTGCAACGGCGCTGGCACGTGCGAGACGGGGGCGGACGTCTGCCCCAGCCAGGGCCGCGGCGCACTCCAGACCGATTGCAACGATCTCTGTCAGTCGCCCACGTCGGGGACGTGCACGGGGACCTCGGCCGGCGCGTGCGGAAACACGACGCCCTCCCCCGCGACACAGAGCTGCGGCACGGGCGAGTGTCGAGTGACGGCGAACCGGTGCAACTCGGGCACCCCCGTCACCTGCGTTCCGGATTCTCCGGTGTCCGAGACATGCAACGGTCTCGACGACGACTGCGACTCGCGCTTCGACGAGGGGCTCCCCGGCGACGCCTGGGAGAGCAACAACACCTGCGGCACCGCGCGAAACCTCGGGACGATCTACACGGCTCCGAGCAGCGGCCGGCCGGCCACCATCACGCTCACGCCGACCCTGTATGCGAGCGGGGACGCCGACTACTACACGCTCGTGGTCGCGGAGAACGACAGCACCTGCCACTTCTGCGACATCTTCGGTGACGAGGACGTCGGCCTCACGGGTGAGATCACCGTGCCGTCGGGTGCGGGCAGCTACGAGATCTGCGTCCACGAAGCGGGCAGCTGCCCCAGCTTCAGCGGCAAGTGTCGCACCGTCGTCGCCGGCTCGAGCGGCACGCGGATCGACTGGGGCGACGGGCAGTGTGGTAGCGATGACTCCCGCCGCTTCTACGTCAGGGTTCGTGGCATCGGCGCGCCGGCGTTCAGCTGTCAGCCGTACACGCTCACGCTCACCGGCATGGGCGGCTGCGAGTGAGACGACTACAGATCGAAGCGCGCCCGTGACCGTCAGCTTCCCGTGAACTCGAGGACGTGGTCTCGGGTGGCGTGGGGGCGCTCGGTGGGGAAGTCGTGCCCCGCGCCCTCGAGCCAGCGGAGGGTGGAGCCGGGGATGCGACCGTTCAGGCGGCGGCTGTTATCGGGGTGGATGAGACGGTCGGCGTCGCCGTGGAGGAGCAATGTGTCGTGCTCGATGTGGTGGAGCATGGACCAGGCCTCGTGGCGGGCGGCGGCGTAGAGCTGCCCGAGCACTCCGCGCCGGTCGCGGGGCTCGCTCGCGGCGATGGCGATCCAGCGCTCGACGGTGTCGGGCTTGCGCTTCAGGTGGTCGGCGCTGAGGACCCAGGGCGCGCTGTGGCGGATGGCGCGGTCGAAGGGCATCGCGGCGCTGCGCGCGAGGGCGAGCGCGGCGCGCGTCTCGATGCGCTTCGCGCCGCGGCCGCCGGGCGTGGTGCACGCGAGCACGAGCTTGCGGACGCGGTGGGGGTGCCGGAGCGCGAGGTGCTGCGCGATCATCCCGCCGAGGCTGATCCCGAAGACGTCGGCTCGCTCGACGCCGCTGTCGCGCAGCACGTCCGCGACGTCGTCGGCCATGTCCTCGGTGCCCCACGGGAGGCGAGGGGTGCTGCTGCGGCCGACGCCGCGGTTGTCGAGCACGAGCACCCGGCGCTGCTGCTCGAGGAGATCGCGGAAGTCGAACCAGTACGCGCTCGAGCGGGAGAGGCCGCGGATGAGCACGAGGGGCTCGCCGCGCCCGCCGATCTCGTAGTAGAGGCGGCTCCCGTCGGGGCGCTCGAGGTGGTGCTTCTCTCGCCCAATCATCGGAGCTCGGTCACGGGCACTGACAGCCCCAGCTCTCGGGGAGCCGCGGGCAGATCGTCTCGGCGATGACCTGGTGGCCGGCCGGGTTCGGGTGGATGTGGTCGAACCCGCGGTACTCGCGGCGCAAGAACCAGCGGGGCGCGCTCGACATGAGGCGCGCGTCTTCCGCGAGCCGCGCCTCCCGCTCCTCGTCGGACAGCTCCGCCACGCTCGCGCGCCACCGGGCGTCGCGCTGGATCTTCTCGCGCACGTCGTCGAGCGGCCACGGCTCCGCGTCACGGTCGCGCAGCCGAGAGTCGTAGAGGTCGACGACGATGTCGGGCCGCTCGCGCTCGGTCCACGGCGCGTCCCCGCGCTCGCGCACGAAGGGCCCCAGCGCCTCGCTCGGGGCGAGCCGGCCGAGCTGGAAGCCCACCACGTTCCGCGTGGCCTTCAGCGCGTGCAGCGCCCGGCCGCCGTCCCAGCGCTCGTCGTCCGAGCCGTCGTCTCCCCAGGGCGTCAGCGACAGGGAGACGACCCGGACCCCGCGCCGATGGGCCAGCTCGAAGGTGCGGCGGATGGCGCGGTTGGTCCGGTGCGGCGCGCCGACGCTGTTCATCCCGCCGCCGAACATCAGCCACACCTCGGTCCCGGGCGCGCCGACCGGCACGTTGGGGTTCTCGAGCACCTCGCTCCGGAAACGCGCGCCGAGCTGCGGCGCGCCGTGGCCGACCTGCGAGAGGTTGCGGACCTCGACGTTCTCGCACCACTCGTGCAGCAGCCGCGGGTAGGGCCGGTTCGGGAACGCGCCGATGGAGCCGGCCAGGAGCACCACCTTGATCGGCCGGTCGTGGTGCATGAAGCGCCAGTCCGGGTCGACCCACGCGTACCCCGCGGTCTGACGCTGCGCGAACGCGAGGCCCGCCACGCACGAAAGCGCGAGGACCACCGCCACCAGGCCGAGCTTTCGGGACCGCCCCATGAGGCCGAGAAGGTGAATCCCTCGGAGGCAACTGGCAAGGCCGGTCACCGCGTCTGGCGTCCGGGCCTCTCGCCCCGCCCAGGCCGGCGGGCTCGCGCGGCCCCGGTCCAGCGCACCTGCAACTCGGGAGGGGTGGCGCTCAGGGCCGGCAGTGACGGGCCACGGCTTCACAAGGGCAGTCCACATCCTCGCGCGGGCCTCCCGCCGTGCACCATCGCAGCCGGGGGAGGTCGCACTCGACGACGAGGCCGAACGGCGGAGAGCAGATGGGGGCTCCCGCGATCGAGCGCAGATACTCGTAGCAGCCCTCCGCCGCCTCTGCGGTGAGGCGACCGTTGGGGCACACCGGCTCGTCCTCTCCGGCCAGGGCTCGCTTCCAGTCGCAGAAGGCGCGGGCTTCGGACTCGGAGAGGCCCGTCATCGGCGTTTCGGGCTCGACCTCGGGGAAGAGAGCCCTGGCGACACCGAAGCCGGCGTCGGGAGCGCAGGTCGGTCCGGCGTCTCCGAGGCTCCCATGAGACTCCGAGCACGCCATGACCGCGACCAGCGTCACTCCGACCGTGAGGAGCGGCGGCATCCTCATCCTCGGTCCTCCGGGTTCCGACATGGGTCGCCCGCGCCAACACCCACTCGCCCGAGATCCTCTGGCTCCGCTCGCGATCGATGGCGCGGGCGAGTCTCGCGAGCCGCTCGCGCATCCGCGCCTCGATCGGGGGAGCGCCACAAGTGGGATTCAGGGCCGGCAGTGGAGATTGACGGCCGCGCAGGGGCATTCCACGTCATCTCGCGGGCCTCCTGCGGTGCACCACCGCAGCCGGGGGAGGTCGCACTGGACGACGAGGCCGAACGGTGGTGAGCAGAGGGGAGCTCCGGCGATCGACCGTAGGTGCTCGTAGCAACCCTCCGCGGGCTGTGCGGTGATGCGACCGTCCGGGCACACCGATTCATCCTCCCCGGCCAGCGCTCGCTTCCACTCGCAATAGGCGCGGGCTTCGGTCTCGGAGAGCCGATTCATCGGTGTCTCCGGGTCGATGTCGGGGAACAACGCTCGGGCGACGAGCGTGGAGCCGCCATCTCGCGTGCAGGAGTCCGGGGCAGGCTCCACACGAGCGTGCGCGTCTGTGCACGACGCGAGCGTCAGCAGGGAGGTGAGCATCACGACTCGCGGGGACGGTGGTCGAGGTGCCGCAGCGCGCGACTGGAGCATCGGTGTGGAGCAAATCATCAGGGCGGGACGTCAGTCCCCGCAGAAACTGTTGATGCGGTCGCAGGCGCAGTAGGCCAGGGACCGATCTGCGCCGTGTACGCACCAGTCGAGGCGGACCTTGGTGCACTCGATGAGGAGGCCGGCTGGCATCTGGCATTCGCCCATGATCGGCTCTCTGCTGAGGCTGGCCACGCAGTCCTCGTAGCGCTCGACGCTCGGGGTTCCGTCCGGACACATCGGGTAGTCGGAGCCGGCGTGGGCACGCTTCCACGCACAGTAGGCTTCGACGTCGCTTTCCGAGAGGTCCCATATCGAGGTCGTCGGGTCGACGCTGGGGAGCAACTCCCGAGAGAGCGAATAGTCGGTCTCCGCAGGGCATGCGGGACTGCCCGCGTCGGTGAGGGAGCCGTGAGACTCGGAGCAGCCAAACGAGGCGCACGCGAGGACTCCTGCCAGGAGCGAAACCGGCCTCATCCCCGGTCCTCTGGGTTCCAGCACAGGTTACTCCCCGTACGGTCCAAGCGACAGCAGGGCACATGATGCCATCCCATGGCGCTCGAGTACTTCTCGCAACACCCCTCGATAGCGGGGCCGCACGTGCTGCCAGCAGGGCCACAGAGCTCGCCGGGCGAACAGTCGCTCGGCCCGGTGCAGCCGCCGGCAGGCACCGTGTGACCCACGAGACAATCGCCGGGTCCGAGGAAGAGGCCCGCGATCCGGCTGCAATGAGTCTGGCGGTGCGTACCGGTGCCGTAGTGGCACTCGACGTTGTCGGGGGAGGCGCAGACCTCGCGGCCCGGCGTGCTGGCCACGAAGCCTGGCTGACAACCGGCGGGACGGGGCTCGGTGCAGGTCCCGAGGTCGTCGTCGTCGGGGACACCGTCGCAGTCGTCGTCGATACCGTCGCAATTGTTGTCGGGCGAGACACTGATCGGGTTGCACTCGGCGCCCGCGGGCGTGCAGAGAATCTTCCCCTGGCAGCTGGGATCCGCGGTGCGAGGAGTGCAGTCATCGCCGTCGTTTGCAGGGGTGCCCTGCCAGACGCACTCGCGCGAGCAGAGGTTGTCGCCGTCGGGGGTGAGGCTGCCGCAACATCCCGCTTCGGTCGGCATCTCGCCCACTCCGCCGCACGGAGTGCACTTGCTGTCGAAGCAGAGGTTGGTGCCGCAGCAGTCTGCGTCGGTCTCGCACTCCGCCTCCTCGGGGAGGCAGCAGAGGCCGCGCTCGTTGCCCGGGACGGTGTCGGCGGCGTCGTCGCACGTGGCGGCGCCGCAGCAGGGCGGAGCGTCCTCGCCGAAGTCGCACTCCTGTCCAAGGCGGGCGCAGGTGCTGCAGGTGGGGGCGGAGCTGCCCTCGCCGATGCACTGCGGCTCGTAGCCGTCCGACGCACAGGCGCAGTCGTCGACCGACTCGCAGGGGCGGGCGCAGCGCCAGCTACCGGCGGCCGTGGGCCGGCAGTATGTGCCGGGCTCGCACTCGATCGCCCTGGGATCCCCGGCCTCGAGGCAGAGCGCGCCTTCACGAATCCAGGGCATGCACATGCCTTCCGCGCTCGGATCGATGAAGCCCGGCCTCGCGAACACGGACGTGAAGAGGCGACAGAACGTACCGGTCGGGCACGGCGGGCTGCCGTCTTTCTCGCAGGCGGTGAGGACGGTTCGTTGAATGCATGTGCCGGTTCGACTGCTGGGCGCGTCGGGGACGCACGCGAACTCATCAGGGCACAGTATGACTCCGCCCTCGTCGATGCGCTGGGCGTCGCACGGATCGACGACACACGCTGCCCCGTCCGCCTCCTCCTGCGTCACCGTCGGGAAGCAGAAGTTGATACAGGTGGGAAGCTCCTCCTCCGTGCAGTCGATGGGCGTCGCGCCCGCGCCGTTCCGACAAGCCTGATGGGTCGGATTGCCGTTTGGCCATCGCATCGATCGACTACTTGCTGCATCGAAGGCTCCCCAGTCGTCGAGTGACAGCCTCGCGTGCTGACGTCTGCGTGTCAACGCTTGCGCAAGTTGGTTTTGTCTGGTGGTCGGGAGTTGACACGCGTCTCCGTTCGAGCCTTGCGTCCATCACGGAGCTTCCGCCCCAGACGCAAGAACGCCCCGGTGGCCGTTGCGGAGCCGCCGGGGCGTCGTCGGGGAGAAGCGTGG
The window above is part of the Sandaracinaceae bacterium genome. Proteins encoded here:
- a CDS encoding alpha/beta hydrolase, which produces MIGREKHHLERPDGSRLYYEIGGRGEPLVLIRGLSRSSAYWFDFRDLLEQQRRVLVLDNRGVGRSSTPRLPWGTEDMADDVADVLRDSGVERADVFGISLGGMIAQHLALRHPHRVRKLVLACTTPGGRGAKRIETRAALALARSAAMPFDRAIRHSAPWVLSADHLKRKPDTVERWIAIAASEPRDRRGVLGQLYAAARHEAWSMLHHIEHDTLLLHGDADRLIHPDNSRRLNGRIPGSTLRWLEGAGHDFPTERPHATRDHVLEFTGS
- a CDS encoding SGNH/GDSL hydrolase family protein, with the translated sequence MGRSRKLGLVAVVLALSCVAGLAFAQRQTAGYAWVDPDWRFMHHDRPIKVVLLAGSIGAFPNRPYPRLLHEWCENVEVRNLSQVGHGAPQLGARFRSEVLENPNVPVGAPGTEVWLMFGGGMNSVGAPHRTNRAIRRTFELAHRRGVRVVSLSLTPWGDDGSDDERWDGGRALHALKATRNVVGFQLGRLAPSEALGPFVRERGDAPWTERERPDIVVDLYDSRLRDRDAEPWPLDDVREKIQRDARWRASVAELSDEEREARLAEDARLMSSAPRWFLRREYRGFDHIHPNPAGHQVIAETICPRLPESWGCQCP